A single genomic interval of Pochonia chlamydosporia 170 chromosome 7, whole genome shotgun sequence harbors:
- a CDS encoding S-(hydroxymethyl)glutathione dehydrogenase (similar to Aspergillus terreus NIH2624 XP_001216760.1) has protein sequence MADTVGKVRTTITCKAAVAWEAGKELSIEDVEVAPPKAHEVRIQIYYTGVYAYTLSGKDPEGAFPIVLGHEGAGIVESVGEGVTNVKPGDHVVECKFCKSGKTNLCGKIRATQGKGVMPDGTSRFKCKGKDLLHFMGTSTFSQYTVVADISVVAVQPEAPMDRTCLLGCGITTGYGAARVTANVEEGSNIAVFGAGCVGLSVVQGAVVNKAGKIIVVDVNPSKEEWAKKFGATDFVNPNDLKGQTIVEKLVEMTDGGCDYTFDCTGNVSVMRAALEACHKGWGESIIIGVAAAGQEIATRRKFVSFQLVTGRVWKGCAFGGIKGRSQLPGLVSDYMSGALKVDEFITHRKTLNEMNSAFESMKSGDCIRAVVDMRKL, from the exons ATGGCGGATACTGTTGGAAAGGTGCGTACA ACCATTACCTGCAAGGCCGCCGTAGCGTGGGAGGCAGGCAAGGAGCTTTCTattgaggatgttgaagttgctcCTCCCAAGGCTCATGAGGTCCGAATCCAAATCTACTACACTGGCGTTT ACGCATACACTCTCTCTGGAAAGGACCCCGAGGGAGCTTTCCCCATCGTTTTGGGACACGAGGGTGCTGGTATTGTCGAGTCTGTCGGCGAGGGTGTCACCAATGTAAAGCCTGGTGACCATGTGGTC GAATGTAAATTCTGCAAGTCCGGAAAGACCAATCTTTGCGGCAAGATCCGAGCAACCCAAGGCAAAGGAGTGATGCCCGACGGCACCTCCCGATTCAAgtgcaagggcaaggatCTGCTCCATTTCATGGGCACGTCGACTTTCTCTCAATATACCGTCGTTGCCGATATCTCGGTTGTCGCCGTCCAGCCCGAGGCTCCCATGGACCGTACCTGTCTGCTCGGATGTGGCATCACCACCGGCTACGGTGCTGCCCGTGTCACTGCCAACGTTGAGGAGGGCTCCAACATTGCCGTCTTCGGTGCCGGCTGTGTTGGTCTGTCGGTTGTACAGGGTGCCGTGGTCAACAAGGCCGGCAAGatcattgttgttgatgtgaaCCCTTCAAAGGAGGAGTGGGCAAAGAAGTTCGGTGCCACCGACTTTGTCAACCCCAATGACTTGAAGGGCCAGACCATCGTTGAGAAGCTGGTTGAGATGACGGATGGTGGCTGCGACTACACTTTCGACTGCACGGGTAACGTCAGCGTCATGAGAGCTGCTCTCGAGGCTTGCCACAAGGGTTGGGGCGAGAGCATCATCATTGGTGTTGCCGCTGCTGGACAGGAGATTGCTACCCGACGTAAGTTTGTGT CATTCCAACTTGTTACCGGACGAGTATGGAAGGGATGTGCTTTTGGTGGCATCAAAGGCCGCTCTCAACTCCCTGGCCTGGTCAGCGACTACATGAGTGGTGCTCTGAAGGTGGATGAATTCATCACCCACCGCAAGACGCTAAACGAGATGAACTCTGCCTTTGAATCCATGAAGAGCGGAGACTGCATCCGTGCTGTTGTCGACATGAGAAAGTTGTAA
- a CDS encoding DNA repair protein Ntg1 (similar to Cordyceps militaris CM01 XP_006674234.1) gives MRSSRLSKDTSKIFDRISAARASPPRRTTRSLSRFAYTSASSTSSPQNGYQTPDIEDSISPPPKRRRRASTDSPVKPIKAELLDESISSIPSPPAKRRARKPAKKTTDPSTGEEKISPPSDWEEMYNVVKKMRLPGGVAHGAAVDTMGCERLADKKASPKDQRFHTLIALMLSSQTKDTVNAVAMQKLKTELPPYKPGAPVGLNLDNVLAVDANLLNQLIWAVGFHNNKTKYIKQTAVILRDKWNSDIPDTIDGLTSLPGVGPKMAYLCLSAAWDRTEGIGVDVHVHRITNLWGWNKTKNPEETRLALQSWLPRDKWREINWLLVGFGQAVCLPVGRKCGDCDLGLSGLCKAAERKKVLEGRRIKEEVKVEEDGSVLKKEEVVEEVRVKEEAANEKAPG, from the exons ATGCGGTCCTCACGATTATCAAAAGACACCTCCAAAATATTTGACCGCATATCCGCCGCCCGAGCATCCCCTCCACGCCGCACAACACGATCCCTCTCACGATTCGCCTACACATCAGCCTCCTCAACGTCCTCGCCGCAAAATGGCTACCAAACTCCCGATATAGAAGACAGCATTAGCCCGCCTCCGAAGCGGCGCCGACGCGCATCCACAGACTCGCCCGTAAAGCCCATCAAAGCCGAACTGCTCGACGAATCCATATCCTCAATACCGTCGCCACCTGCGAAACGACGAGCTCGGAAACCAGCAAAGAAGACAACGGACCCTTCGACCGGCGAAGAGAAGATATCCCCGCCATCAGATTGGGAAGAAATGTACAATGTAGTCAAGAAGATGCGATTACCTGGCGGTGTAGCCCACGGCGCAGCCGTAGACACAATGGGCTGCGAAAGGCTCGCGGACAAGAAGGCTTCACCCAAGGACCAACGCTTCCACACACTTATAGCGCTGATGTTGTCGAGTCAGACAAAAGACACAGTCAATGCCGTGGCTatgcagaagctgaagacTGAGTTGCCGCCATATAAGCCTGGAGCACCAGTAGGCTTAAACCTGGATAATGTGCTAGCGGTGGATGCAAACCTGTTGAATCAGTTGATCTGGGCGGTTGGATtccacaacaacaagacaaa GTACATTAAGCAAACCGCCGTCATCCTACGAGATAAGTGGAACAGCGACATCCCCGACACCATCGACGGCTTGACTTCGCTCCCCGGAGTCGGCCCCAAAATGGCCTACCTCTGCCTCTCGGCCGCGTGGGACCGCACAGAAGGCATAGGCGTCGACGTACACGTCCACCGGATCACGAACCTATGGGGAtggaacaagaccaagaatCCAGAAGAGACGCGGCTGGCTCTGCAATCGTGGCTACCGAGGGATAAGTGGCGCGAAATAAACTGGCTGCTCGTCGGGTTCGGACAGGCGGTTTGTCTGCCTGTAGGGAGAAAGTGCGGCGATTGCGACTTGGGATTGAGCGGGTTGTGTAAAGCCGCGGAGAGGAAAAAGGTGCTCGAGGGGCGGAGGATAAAGGAAgaggtcaaggttgaggaggatggatCGGTGCTGAAAAAGGAGGAAGTTGTAGAGGAAGTGAGGGTgaaggaagaggcagcgAATGAGAAAGCACCGGGCTGA
- a CDS encoding AN1-like zinc finger domain-containing protein, protein MPGKKIRCGAKDCREPVQRIFGDCGFCNGHFCGKHRLLEDHKCSGLEDCKKQSHERNAAQLESERTQVIRGV, encoded by the exons ATGCCCGGAAAGAAGATTCGATGCGGTGCCAAGGATTGCCGAGAGCCAGTCCAACGTATCTTTGGCGACTGTGGCTTCTGCAATGGTCACTTCTGTGGCAAGCATCGCCTGTTAGAGGACCACAAGTGCAGTGGACTTGAGGAC TGCAAGAAACAGTCACACGAGCGTAACGCTGCACAGTTGGAATCGGAGAGGACGCAGGTCATCCGTGGCGTTTAA